A region of the Hypomesus transpacificus isolate Combined female unplaced genomic scaffold, fHypTra1 scaffold_160, whole genome shotgun sequence genome:
tttcagttgttgtttgttttgtggggttcctcccttcagtctcctcttaagcaggtaaaatgcatgctctatagggtttaagtctggagattgacttggccagtctaataccttccatttcttgcccctgatgaactcctttgttgttttggcagtgtgttttgggtcgttatcttgctgcatgatgaaggctctgccaatcagtttggttgcatctttccttaaattggcagacaaaatgtttctgtagacttccgagttcattttgctgctgccatcatgtgttacatcctcaatgaagattaatgagcccgtcctagaagaagccatgcaagcccaagccatgacattacctccaccgtgtttcacagatgagcttgtgtgtttgggatcatgagcagttcctttctttctccaaactttagcctttccatcactttggtaaaagttaatctttgtctcatcagtctataaaactttgtcccagaatttttgaggttcatctctgtactttttggcaaattccagcctggccttcctattcttcttgctaatgagtggtttgcatcttctggtgtagcccttgtacttttgttcatgaagtcttctgcgaacagtagatagtgataccttcactcctgccatctggaggttgttgctgatctcactaacagttgttttagggtctttctttacagctctcacaatgtttctgtcatcaactgctgatgttttccttggtctacctgttcgacgtctgttacttagtacaccagtagttttcttcttcttcaggacattccaaatggttgtactggctatggccaatgtttctgcaatggctctgattgattttccatcttctctaagactcacaattgcttgtttttcacccaaagacagcgctccggttttcatgttgttttcacctctgaatacagtctgcatagacaaaacctatcttacccaatctgaacctgagtgtagacattcagtggtatttattgattgaataatgtatgtaataggacacacctgggcaacaaaacacacctgtcagtcatatgttccaatacttttgctcacgtgacaaatgggtgggttcgaacaaaaaggtgatattttctaatttgtgcatcagatcctgatgtaaatacctggaaataaaagctgaaacgttgatctctggtttcacattcatcgtttgatgtcaagcccaaatgttttcagtctacagcaaaaataaaggaattggcctcactgttccaatacttttggagggcactgtatatgatgacctgatcgacactccaagtgtaatataCCGGGGAAAAGTTTGttttttgcaaccgacatgcgcagttgagcctgcttgacagttgtgtgacgtagggtgaaaaTTGGTCTATACCTCGGATTTAGCTCACGGGTATCAAAACAGTCCAGAACATCTTTACTACTTCCAAACAGTCTATAATCATTTTACACATACGTATTTTGCACATATATATTTGATGATTATGATGTCGTCCAGGGAGCCGCTGCGGTGCTGGTGCTGCAGATCTGCAGGAGGATCCACTCCCAGTTCTCCTCGCGTGCCGAGCCCGGACATGGCCATGCCCCCGGACCTGGCCCTGCCCCTGCACTTAGTCAGCCAGTAACAGCTACCCTCCAGAAGTGTGGCTACCGCGTTCTACTAGAGATCCGTGAGTCTACCTTTACCTTCCAATCTCCAGTCACGAGCCACCTGGCATCTCTGGTGTACACTAACAAAACAACACTTTCGACTTAATCCAGAGGTCCGATCTCCCCTACTGTGTGTCCAGTGTCTAGACGCGATGTCCTGCCCAGACCGAGGAGTGTACGCTGCCTGTGGGGGGCACCAGACACACAGATCCAGACCCAAGCCCAGACTCAGACGCAGGGTAGCAGCAAtgaggccagcagcagcagcttggaCCACAACCTGGACCTGGATCATCTGACATCTCATAGTTCCTCAACTCACCAGCAGCTGAGTCAGGAGTCTTCAGCATCAGGTATGTCTTCAGTGAAGGTACATTTGGTTTTGAGATTGCTTCAGGGTTCATCTCCATCACTCATCATTCCTTTATAATCATATGACAGACTATGTTGTTTTAAACTAACTTGGTATTTATTCATGTGTCTTCAGAAGAGTCTTCTTTGTCCGAGTCATCCCTTTCTGAACACCAACCAGGAGACAGGAAACAGCCTGAGCAGGAGGACGACCAGGTTAGTTTTCAGCATAATGACTACTCATTTATTTGCATTGTTCTTTTTATAGTATGGTATTTCCTTTGCTTTGATATTTTCAGATCTGAACTTCAGTTGTATATAATCCAAAACCTTAAACATGGAAACTTGGATCATCAAACCTTTAGTAATGTGAAAGTGTTTCCTGTCATATGTTTGTGTTGTTCAGGACTTCCTGTCGTCAGAGGAGAAGGTTGCGGTGGCAGCGCTGGACTTCAGACAGGTGGCTGACTCCAGCGTCCCTGTTGTCCTTAACATCATCGGTAATCACAGCGAGACCATAAACCACTAATTTTGTCAGTGGGGAAGAAGGGAGCCTTGACTTAGTTTGTCATTGGTGTGCCAAAGATGACTTCCTGGTTGAGTGAGGTCACTTCTGGTGTGGAACTTCCTTTTCCTGTGGCTGCTGCAGGTCTGGAGAGCGCTAAGAGTAGCGACTATGAGGCAGCCTTCACTTGTTTCCTGGCTGCAGCTCGCCACGGCTACAGTAAAGCCCAGTTCAACACGGGGGTCTGCTATGAGAGAGGGCGTGGAGTAGGGAAGGACAAGGGGCaggtaacaacacacacacaaatacagccaaacactcacacaccagctGACAAATACACACTCATAGGTATACATTCATGGACACAAACTACCCCCAGTTCTCACATACAAATGCTTAAGCATGCATTGCCTAACCTACTTTGTGTATTAATGCTGATTCCTGTTGTGTTCATCTTCTCCCCTGTATCTCTCcctacaccctctctctccctacaccctctctttccctcccttcctccgccTCTCCAGGCGCTCAACTTTTACAGCCAGGCAGCAGCAGGGGGACACAGCCAGGCTCAATACCGCTACGCCAGACTCCTCCTGAGctgcagggggcagcagagtGCAGAGGACCTGGACAAAGCCATCCATCTGCTGGAACAGGCTGCCGTCGCAGGACTCACACAGGTGAGAGTTCAGAGGTCAGTTGGAGGTGTTGAAATGAAAGCCACATTAATTCTGCCCCCACTAACTGACTCTGTCCTCTGGTTCCTTAGTCTGTCGTTGCTCTCTCTGCTCATGTTCCCGAGTCATCTCTTCTTTCCCCTatgtctttttcttcctcttctctctttcgcCGCTTCTTTCCTTCCTATTGTTTTATGTctcttttatttgtatttgttctctctctctttccatcctcccTTCTTTCCTTAGGCTCAGGTGTACTTAGGTTCTCTCTTCTCCCAGGAGCCAGTCAGAGATGGCTGCATGTCTGTCCACTACCTGAGGATGGCAGCGGAGAGAGGGGTAAGTGCTTTCTTGGTCCAGTTGGAAGACTACAATTATCCACTCAGTGTTGATCATTTTAATGTTTACTATCTCTAGAGAAGTATTAGACTATACATTTAACTTAAGAGCAGTTTATTATATTGACTGTCTTGCACCTCTTTTGAGAATGTTATGGACTTGAGTGTCCAGAAAATATTACACATCCTGATAATATCCTGATGATAATCAGAGATAAACTGTATGATTGCCCATTGTCACCGagtctgtgtatctgtgcagGACAGTGACGCTCTGCTGTTCCTGGGCCAGTGTTATGAGACAGGCTTCGGGGTGCAGAAGTGTCCAAGGACAGCTATGAAGT
Encoded here:
- the dele1 gene encoding death ligand signal enhancer isoform X1, which produces MWRVQWFVGRILSRNAPLRLSQNHHVEDEVINTSTLLSTSRHNSDPSSQKGEDGEKQKKRKTSQFCSAGLPRYTALDAVGFGAAAVLVLQICRRIHSQFSSRAEPGHGHAPGPGPAPALSQPVTATLQKCGYRVLLEILSRRDVLPRPRSVRCLWGAPDTQIQTQAQTQTQGSSNEASSSSLDHNLDLDHLTSHSSSTHQQLSQESSASEESSLSESSLSEHQPGDRKQPEQEDDQDFLSSEEKVAVAALDFRQVADSSVPVVLNIIGLESAKSSDYEAAFTCFLAAARHGYSKAQFNTGVCYERGRGVGKDKGQALNFYSQAAAGGHSQAQYRYARLLLSCRGQQSAEDLDKAIHLLEQAAVAGLTQAQVYLGSLFSQEPVRDGCMSVHYLRMAAERGDSDALLFLGQCYETGFGVQKCPRTAMKFYRQAAWAGNRPAQRLLVPPGGAEAEEVLRSIQSAPSFPVAGVLLQPLSTLASPPCPSASPTLPLTLPHSWSTGSMAPLPRLSSLPLHLHPLPPGMEGSPCRWTIGV
- the dele1 gene encoding death ligand signal enhancer isoform X2, which codes for MWRVQWFVGRILSRNAPLRLSQNHHVEDEVINTSTLLSTSRHNSDPSSQKGEDGEKQKKRKTSQFCSAGLPRYTALDAVGFGAAAVLVLQICRRIHSQFSSRAEPGHGHAPGPGPAPALSQPVTATLQKCGYRVLLEILSRRDVLPRPRSVRCLWGAPDTQIQTQAQTQTQGSSNEASSSSLDHNLDLDHLTSHSSSTHQQLSQESSASEESSLSESSLSEHQPGDRKQPEQEDDQDFLSSEEKVAVAALDFRQVADSSVPVVLNIIGLESAKSSDYEAAFTCFLAAARHGYSKAQFNTGVCYERGRGVGKDKGQALNFYSQAAAGGHSQAQYRYARLLLSCRGQQSAEDLDKAIHLLEQAAVAGLTQAQVYLGSLFSQEPVRDGCMSVHYLRMAAERGDSDALLFLGQCYETGFGVQKCPRTAMKFYRQAAWAGNRPAQRLLVPPGGAEEEVLRSIQSAPSFPVAGVLLQPLSTLASPPCPSASPTLPLTLPHSWSTGSMAPLPRLSSLPLHLHPLPPGMEGSPCRWTIGV
- the dele1 gene encoding death ligand signal enhancer isoform X3, encoding MWRVQWFVGRILSRNAPLRLSQNHHVEDEVINTSTLLSTSRHNSDPSSQKGEDGEKQKKRKTSQFCSAGLPRYTALDAVGFGAAAVLVLQICRRIHSQFSSRAEPGHGHAPGPGPAPALSQPVTATLQKCGYRVLLEILSRRDVLPRPRSVRCLWGAPDTQIQTQAQTQTQGSSNEASSSSLDHNLDLDHLTSHSSSTHQQLSQESSASEESSLSESSLSEHQPGDRKQPEQEDDQDFLSSEEKVAVAALDFRQVADSSVPVVLNIIGLESAKSSDYEAAFTCFLAAARHGYSKAQFNTGVCYERGRGVGKDKGQALNFYSQAAAGGHSQAQYRYARLLLSCRGQQSAEDLDKAIHLLEQAAVAGLTQEPVRDGCMSVHYLRMAAERGDSDALLFLGQCYETGFGVQKCPRTAMKFYRQAAWAGNRPAQRLLVPPGGAEAEEVLRSIQSAPSFPVAGVLLQPLSTLASPPCPSASPTLPLTLPHSWSTGSMAPLPRLSSLPLHLHPLPPGMEGSPCRWTIGV